The nucleotide sequence CGACGGGGGCGAACTGGGTCCGGCTTCGCAAGAAGCTCAACCAGGAGAATATTGACTACAATGATCACTTTTACCGCCAGAGGCTTCGCACCCTGCAGTCGGTCGACGAGCTGGTTGCTTCGGTTGTGGAGCGGTTGGAGGAGCATGGCGTTCTGGATAATACGTACATTTTTTACACGACCGATAATGGGTATCATATCAGTCAGCACCGTCTTAATCCTGGGAAGGAGTGCgggtttgaggaggataTCAACATCCCGCTTATCATTCGCGGTCCTGGCGTGGCGAAGGGGGTGGTTTCGGAGATTGTCACCACGCACGTTGACTTGGCGCCTACGATTCTTAACATTGCCGGTTTGCCTCATCGAGCGGACTTTGACGGTGAGGCGATTCCGCTGAGTCGGAAGGACATTGAGGACACGGTCAAGACGAGACACGAGCATGTGACGGTGGAGTTTTGGGGGTTTTCTGTTTCGGAGGGGGGCAAGTtgtttgatgaggatgaggagaggttgaCGCTGAATAACACGTACAAGGGGTTGAGGATTATTGGGAGGGGGtataatttttattacgCGGTTTGGTGCAATAATGAGCATGAGCTTTATGATTTGAGTGTGagtcccccccttccctttttttccctgaCATGAAATGGCAAAGATGCTAATGTTGGAAAGACTGACCCCTACCAAATCAACAATTTGCTTCATCCTGCGACTACCAAGCCCAAGACTCTTCTTGGAGTGGAGTTTCACAAGGTGATTGCTCGGTTGGATTCTTTGTTGTTTGTGCTCAAGTCTTGCAAGGGGAGGACTTGTGTCAGACCGTGGGAGGCGCTGCATCCGCAGGGGAATGTGGCCAATTTGCATGATGCGCTCGGGAAGAGGTTTGATGTTTTTtatgagcagcagcagaagaaggttAGGTTTGATAGGTGCGAGTTGGGGTATATTGTTGATGCCGAGGGGCCGCAGTTCGAgagggatggggtggtgtaTAAAgcgggggcggagggggggtataagaggggggggatcaGTTGGAGTGAGTGGACTTAAGGGGGGGCAAGGTCGTCGAAATGTAAACATATGGTCATGATTATTTgggcggatgatgaggttgaagtCTATGATTCTGGAAAATGGTGTTTGAGAGCTGATAGGAATGAAGTCAAAACTGTGGGCAAATATAGGTATGGTCTGAAGTGTTTCTTTGTTGACTATGTATCTAAGTAATTTGGTAAAAAAGCCTCTTTGAGATTAAGATGGCGACTAGAACTGTCAAGATAATCGACATCGATAGAAAGGTAAGGTAACCGGTCTGTCAAGGCACTTATAAATACCCAATGTCCATGCAATCAACGACTCCATTCCTTCTGTTCATAATAGGTCAGCGGTCCACAATTATGTCCGTCCCCAACAAATCATCCGCACACACCGCATGTATTTATCCAGAAAACCCTCGAGAAACCAACAGTCAAAATTCGGAGAAGACTCGGGGTAATCCCACCTCACCTCTGTTACCCCGCGGGGCTGTGACCCTTCTTGTGATATGTCGCCGCGAGAGTGGACACTTCGAAGCCAGAACTGAAATCAAATTCTTCAGTCCAAACTACCTTGGCTTTATCATCAAGCACTTCATCTTCTTGCCTAAGCAACCATGGCCGACCAAACCGCCCAATTCACCCCCCGCTTCCGCACCGATATCTACCCCTTCATCGAGCCCTCCAAGTACAGGGGATCCCTCCGCAACAAAGtaaccatcatcaccggcgcAGCGGGAGCAATCGGCCAAGGACTCGCCGAGTCGTTTGCTGTCGCGGGGGCAACGCTGGTCTTGACTTACAACCGgacgccgccaccgcccgagctggaggagagaTGTCTTCGGTTTGGAGCTGCTGATGTGTCGTTTATAAAGTGTGATATTGCTGAGCTTGGGGGGTGTGAGGCTCTTGTTAAGGAGGcgggtttttcttttccttttcaaGGGGGTAGGGGGTGAGATGGCTGACTGGGTGTTTAGACTTTGGAACTGCATGGTAGGGCAGATATTTTGATCAACAATGCTGGGGCTAACGGGCTTGGGCCGGTATGTTTTCACGGTTCGGCATGTCGAGTTGGTACTGATGAATGGGATACAGCTTCACGACCAAGCGCCTCAGGATTTCATCAAGGAGATTGCGGTCAACTTCCACGGGCCGTATTACCTCATGAGGCTGCTCCTCACGTATTTTCGACAACAGCGAAGTGGCTGCGTGCTGAATATTGCCTCGAGGGCCGGGACAGTGGCTATACCATATAGCACCGGGTACTGCTCCAGCAAGGCAGCACTGATCAACCTAACCGCCTGTGCGCAAAAGGAGCTTGACATTGAcggtttgggagaggaggtgcACATGTATTCGCTGCACCCTGGGGGGATTAAGAGCGCGATGACGCTGAAGAGTGTGTCCTTCCACATATGCTACTACTTAAAGGTATAGGCTAACAGAAGATAACTTAGAATACTCACCGGAATCTGTGTCTACTCTTCCGCCTCAGGCGCAGAGCAAGTTTGTGAATGCGCTGGATATCTATGATGACTCCCCGTATCTGAACGGGATGGTGTGTGTTGCGCTTGcgacgggggtggggaaggaggtgctGAGGGGCAAGTATTTTGATGTTGGGCAGGATTTGGAAGATGTGCTGGGTCAAAGGGAGGCGTTGAGGCAGAACCCGGATTTGTATGGGTTGCACACAAGCTTCTTGGGTGGGCTGAAGAACGGGGGTGTGCCGGAGGGGGGGTATaggaaggaggagtgggGGAAGGAGTTTCCTGGTTTTTGATGTGGTATAGATGGGCTCTTGGACTAGAATATGAGCATACACTAATTGTTGAGCATCGTGCATGTTGACGTCGTGAGGTTGTTTAAAAGAATTGGGAGAaaaagggttagggttgaatGGCCGACGGAGACTGTCGGCAAATGCGGTACCGCGTTTTACCGGTGTGGCCGAACTGGAAGCCGCCCATCCCTGCTTGAGCGATGATCTGATGATCTGATAAGATCAGCCTGCAGAAAAGGTGGGTCACTCCTGGTGGGTTGCACCGGGGCACACCTTGCCGGTTCAAATTCAGAGCGGGGGggaccttttttttccttctgaAGTTGCGTCTTGGAAGTCGCACAACACAATCCAGGGTTGGGACTTGTGTCAAGGCGACAATCTGGTCTTGGAGAAGATAAAGACAAAGGGGCACAAAGGAAAGGATACCACCATCTGGACCTAGAACGACACAATTCCGATGCCGGTGACATGGCTATTTTCCGCGGATGGCACATGTTGCATGTGCCAACGTCCCCCCGTCTCCAGGGAAGAGGTGGAGCCCCCGTTTGTCAATTTttcccctgctgctgctgctgcttgctgctgatgaggcACTTTGGCACCCTGGCACTCCTGGCCGGCCAGTAGCTGTTGGGGTGCAGCCAGCGCAGCGGATGCACAAAATGACACAACGGCGCAAAGGGCTCCAATGGGGAGGGTAAAAACGGGCATGGAAGGATGACCTTGTGGGGCAAGCGTCCATATTGCAACTCTTCGGGGGCACTGGGGGAAAAGAAGGTGGGGGAATCGGGATAAGAAGTCCAAGAAAGTGAAAGTCGGAGGGTCTTTCgctcatcccatccccccttcccatttTCCCATCATACATTCAGGTTTCCCGTtagagaagaaaagattGACATTGTGCAGCGGCCACTGACATCAGTTCCATCTGCATCTACATTGTTATTACTGCATCTGGATATACATactttcttctctctctctttttcctgtCACACACACCAGCACGACCACAATGGGATCCATCGTCCAAGCacccaccctcgccacccaGGCCATGCCCTTCAAAGTTCTCGTCGTGGGCGGCTCCTACGGCGGTCTCTCCgccgccctcaacctccaagaTCTCTGCAGTGGTCTCGCACCACGATGCGGCCCCAAGCCAGTCGAGGGCGCGCCAGTGATCGAGACACCACAGTTCAACGTTGACATCACCATTGTAGACGAACGTGATGGCTTCTGTCAGTAGTCTTTTCATTTACGCCTCTATTTTGGCTTACCATATGCTAACACACACCCCTCCAGACCACCTCATCGGCTCCCCCCTCGCCCTGGCCGACGAAGACTACGCGGCCAAGTCCTGGGTAAGATACGAAGACGTCCCCGCCgtctcccaatcccaacacATCCGCGTCCTCCACGGCTCTGTCAAGTCAGTTGATCAAACCTCCAAGACGGCCACTTACCTCCCCCACGGCCTGGTGTCCTCCCCAGAAAACACAAGCACTCTTTCATATGACTTTTtggtcgccgccgccggcctcCGCCGCGTCTGGCCTGTGGTTCCGCAGTCTCTCCGCAGGAAACAGTTTCTCTTTGAGGCCGGCGACCATATCCGTGCTGCCACTACTGCCCGCCACggcgtggtggttgtgggcggtggtgcggTCGGTATCGAGATGGCTGCTGAGCTGAAGCTTGTCCAGCCTCAGTTGAAGGTCACGCTTGTGCACTCGAGGGATAAGCTTCTCAGCTCGGAGCCGCTGCCGGATGAGGTCAAGGATAAGAGTTTGGAGCTGTTGCTTGAGGCGGGGGTTGGCGTGAGGATGAGCACTAGGTTGGATAAaacggaggaggtggtggacgagcaggggaagaaggcggtCAGGGTGTGGTTTACCGATGGGGAGAGCATTCTCGCCGATCAGGTCAGCTTGGCGGTGTCCCGGTCTGTGCCGTCGAcggcttttttgggggtgaaggagaCTGGTgtgttggatgaggaggggtatGTGAAGATTCAGAGTAGCTTGGCTTTCCCGGCTGAGACGCCAAACTGGAGTGATCACTTTGCTATTGGGGATTTGGTAAAGTGGTCGGGGATTAAGAGGTGCGGCGGGGCTATGCATATGGGTTTTTTCGCTGGGAATAATATTCATCAGAGAATGATTGAGATTGCTTCTGGGAAGGAGCCTGCCTTCCTTAAGCTGGATGAGATCCCGCCCATGAttgggttggcggtggggaagaaggcggtTTCGTACTGGCCTGCGACTGGTGTGTCGGCCGGTGAGGATGTCTCGCAGGCCTTCTTTGGGGATGATCTTGGGTTTACGAGTAAGTTTCTTTTGGCATCCTGAAACTCGAGCTTCGATGGCATTAACAAAGCGGTCGTACAGTCTGCTGGAATCACTTGGGGCTTGGAAACAGGCAAAAGTTGTGAGGGTGTTTTGAGATGCATAGCGAGATTTTGGGTTCACAAAAAGTACGTGGTTGGATTTGGTATGACTAGGGTTTAGATCTTATGACATATAGGGGacgtttcttttcttttggttaCAACAAAACTTGTTCTGATTGAAGTTTTTAGGACACATAGGCACGAGAAATGTTGAAGAATATTGGAATGACCAACTTTTAACACTAACCATCCATGTTGcccaaacccatccatccagaATAACAactgaagaaaaaagacaTTACGTATTGCACACAGAGAAATTAAAGCTTAGGaaccagcccaacaccaGTACCGCCCATCACCTTGTCGTTCTCATCCAGAGGGCAAAGCTGGAAGAAGCGCTCCCGCGAGCAGCGCACAAAGGCGGAGCGCTTAT is from Podospora pseudopauciseta strain CBS 411.78 chromosome 5 map unlocalized CBS411.78m_5.2, whole genome shotgun sequence and encodes:
- a CDS encoding uncharacterized protein (EggNog:ENOG503NVCA; COG:G); amino-acid sequence: MRFSGAALAAGLQLPTAALASHGSQKPLGDDRLDSTPATKGGKQPNIVFILTDDQDLHMNSLDYVPLIKKHLLDEGTLYKRHYCTTAICCPARVSLLTGQQAHNTNVTDVNPPHGGYPKFINQGLNNNYLPIWLQEAGYNTYYTGKLFNAHTVENYNSPYPAGWNGSDFLLDPYTYNYLNSSFQRNQDPPKSYEGFHSVDVLAEKSLGFVDEAVRADGPFFLGIAPVAPHSNVESNTLGDDMGDDWGNLPDIEEFAKFGPPVPAKRHEHLFKDVKIPRTPNFNPDKPTGANWVRLRKKLNQENIDYNDHFYRQRLRTLQSVDELVASVVERLEEHGVLDNTYIFYTTDNGYHISQHRLNPGKECGFEEDINIPLIIRGPGVAKGVVSEIVTTHVDLAPTILNIAGLPHRADFDGEAIPLSRKDIEDTVKTRHEHVTVEFWGFSVSEGGKLFDEDEERLTLNNTYKGLRIIGRGYNFYYAVWCNNEHELYDLSTDPYQINNLLHPATTKPKTLLGVEFHKVIARLDSLLFVLKSCKGRTCVRPWEALHPQGNVANLHDALGKRFDVFYEQQQKKVRFDRCELGYIVDAEGPQFERDGVVYKAGAEGGYKRGGISWSEWT
- a CDS encoding uncharacterized protein (EggNog:ENOG503PEAW; COG:Q), encoding MADQTAQFTPRFRTDIYPFIEPSKYRGSLRNKVTIITGAAGAIGQGLAESFAVAGATLVLTYNRTPPPPELEERCLRFGAADVSFIKCDIAELGGCEALVKETLELHGRADILINNAGANGLGPLHDQAPQDFIKEIAVNFHGPYYLMRLLLTYFRQQRSGCVLNIASRAGTVAIPYSTGYCSSKAALINLTACAQKELDIDGLGEEVHMYSLHPGGIKSAMTLKKYSPESVSTLPPQAQSKFVNALDIYDDSPYLNGMVCVALATGVGKEVLRGKYFDVGQDLEDVLGQREALRQNPDLYGLHTSFLGGLKNGGVPEGGYRKEEWGKEFPGF
- a CDS encoding uncharacterized protein (EggNog:ENOG503NU5W; COG:C) — its product is MGSIVQAPTLATQAMPFKVLVVGGSYGGLSAALNLQDLCSGLAPRCGPKPVEGAPVIETPQFNVDITIVDERDGFYHLIGSPLALADEDYAAKSWVRYEDVPAVSQSQHIRVLHGSVKSVDQTSKTATYLPHGLVSSPENTSTLSYDFLVAAAGLRRVWPVVPQSLRRKQFLFEAGDHIRAATTARHGVVVVGGGAVGIEMAAELKLVQPQLKVTLVHSRDKLLSSEPLPDEVKDKSLELLLEAGVGVRMSTRLDKTEEVVDEQGKKAVRVWFTDGESILADQVSLAVSRSVPSTAFLGVKETGVLDEEGYVKIQSSLAFPAETPNWSDHFAIGDLVKWSGIKRCGGAMHMGFFAGNNIHQRMIEIASGKEPAFLKLDEIPPMIGLAVGKKAVSYWPATGVSAGEDVSQAFFGDDLGFTICWNHLGLGNRQKL